The following are from one region of the Paenibacillus bovis genome:
- the murG gene encoding undecaprenyldiphospho-muramoylpentapeptide beta-N-acetylglucosaminyltransferase, which produces MRVILTGGGTGGHIYPALAIAEQFKEQGIKAEFLYIGGKRGLETRIVPETKMRFETIDITGFRRRLFSLENIKTINRFIQGVKISKKLIREFKPDIVIGTGGYVCGPVVYAAAKLGIPTMVHEQNAIPGLTNLFLSSYADTVAVSFEEAISKFKRAKHVLFTGNPRATMVQHADRERGLASLGLPGDAKVVLMVGGSRGARALVEAMVQAAPLLKPKPDVHYVFVTGEIYYDEIYERIDQATDSMPNYLHVLPYIPNMPEVLAATSLVIGRAGASSLAEITSLGTPSLLIPSPNVTNNHQEANALALRKAGAAEMILERELSGATLIAHIDKIMDDEQERQRMSEAASTLGTPQSAFLLVEEIQRICGASAVTQ; this is translated from the coding sequence ATGCGAGTTATATTAACAGGAGGCGGAACAGGAGGCCATATCTACCCTGCACTGGCTATTGCCGAGCAATTCAAGGAGCAGGGAATCAAAGCAGAGTTTCTGTATATCGGCGGCAAGCGCGGCCTGGAAACCCGGATCGTACCGGAAACCAAAATGCGCTTTGAAACGATTGATATTACCGGATTCCGCAGACGCCTGTTCTCATTAGAAAATATAAAGACAATCAATCGCTTTATACAGGGTGTCAAAATTTCCAAAAAGCTGATTCGTGAATTTAAACCGGATATTGTAATTGGTACCGGTGGTTATGTATGCGGACCGGTAGTGTATGCAGCTGCCAAGCTGGGTATTCCGACTATGGTTCATGAGCAGAATGCGATTCCCGGGCTGACCAACCTATTTTTGAGTAGTTATGCCGATACGGTAGCAGTCAGTTTTGAGGAAGCGATCTCCAAGTTCAAACGAGCCAAGCATGTGCTGTTCACAGGAAACCCAAGGGCTACCATGGTACAGCATGCCGACCGCGAACGTGGACTGGCTTCACTGGGATTGCCGGGAGATGCCAAGGTAGTACTGATGGTTGGCGGAAGCCGTGGTGCACGCGCGCTTGTAGAAGCGATGGTGCAGGCAGCACCTTTGCTAAAACCAAAACCCGATGTACACTATGTATTCGTAACCGGTGAAATCTATTATGATGAAATCTATGAACGGATTGATCAGGCGACCGATTCCATGCCGAATTATCTGCATGTACTGCCGTATATCCCGAATATGCCAGAAGTGCTGGCAGCGACTTCTCTGGTAATTGGCCGCGCAGGCGCTTCTTCACTTGCGGAGATTACGTCACTGGGTACACCTTCCTTGCTGATTCCTTCGCCCAATGTAACCAATAATCATCAGGAAGCCAATGCGCTGGCTCTCCGAAAAGCAGGAGCAGCGGAGATGATCCTGGAGCGTGAATTGAGCGGAGCAACCCTGATTGCCCATATTGATAAAATTATGGATGATGAACAGGAACGACAGAGAATGTCTGAAGCTGCTTCTACGCTGGGTACTCCGCAATCGGCCTTTTTGCTTGTTGAAGAAATTCAGCGTATCTGCGGTGCTTCTGCGGTAACCCAATAA